Part of the Cydia pomonella isolate Wapato2018A chromosome 20, ilCydPomo1, whole genome shotgun sequence genome is shown below.
gacagacagatggacaaaCATACGGAGGGCCCTTGGCAGCTCACCGTGGTAGAAGGAGATATTAGAAATAAAGTGTTTGAATCGCCTTCTTTATGAACACTACATACATCATAGTAACATAATGAGAAAGTTAGATACATAATTGAATTACAAAACATTTACATTTCCTAAAGCGGATCATTAAGTTTATCTGAAGCTTTACTTTACCTAGTTAATGTTTTCATTTCTGAACTTTATCTTTCAGCATATTTGCTGGCTCTAAATGAAAGCGGCAGTTTTCCTGATGAGACCGATAGAACACCGaaggtaagttttttttttctcattctgAAAATCtaccattgtattgtattgtgttgcGGCGAAGTGCATAATCGTCAGATTTCTATTACTTACCAACCGAACATTCATGTGACGACAATACTAGTATACTTAGTTCCCTGATTCAACAATAGCATTAGATATCTGATGACTCCACGATCTGATGATAAATTTTACAAGTTAATTGAAGCTGATGGAAAACGAAAGCACATTATTGTGCATCCATATACACCTACACCCTACTCCTACAGAAACAACGAGACGGCCGGAAGGCCAAAATTAATCTGATGAGCGATATGTCACCCGCCACCCCAGATATAAGtagttaaatttaaaagaaCCACTTACTTACCTACGCTGTTGGTTCAGTGACCCAAAATGATACTTGCATGAGTTGCATGGCCCCCGCCACAAGACTGCGCCACTCTTCTCGACAATTGTTGACTCGGAATTCCTCCAGCGATTCCTAGCTGGGGCATCCGACAGTACGTCCTCCTGCTAGAAGTGCTAGGCGGCGTATTAAGCTCTTTTTCACATTCCGATCTTCATCTATTCATTTTCTCCTTAAAAAGaatcatcaaaaaaaatatttcgttagTGTTTTCGATCTATTATTCATCGTAATATTGTTTCAGTGTTACGTGCGTTGCGTGCTGGAGATGGTGGATGTGGCTTCAGCTGACGGACAGTTCGACCCTGAGCGTGCTGAAGCTGCCCTCATGGGTATCAGGGGAGTGCGGGCGCTGAGCAACGTCAAGGAGGTGGCTGTCACTTGTGCAGACAGACGTAAGTTCCTGATGATGTTGCTAGTTAGCTGACAGACGCTGACGCTACTCTTATAGATATCAGGGGAGTGCGGGCGCTGTGCAACGTCAAGTAGGTGGTTATCACCTGACTGTGGTGACCGAAGTAAGTTCCTGATGGTTTTCCTAGTTCGTCAGCTGACGGACAGTTCAATCCTGAGCATGTTGAGCTGCCCTCATGGACATTTCTGCTAGCCTAGATAGGCGAGAGAGAGAGTGGAATTAGTGTACAGCCCCAGTGGTAAGCGATCAGCGGCGGGGCTTGCAACATACGCCGAGTGTCCAAGGTAATCAAGGTACTTGAGCAGTCCCATTGGAGACCAATGACAATCGTTGACATAAAACCCCAATCGAAACTAgacacgtgacttttcgtagcatctgtcatctcccccccccccaccccctgGTCGCTTCTCTCGAGCCTTCACTTTTTTGACACTTAGGCAGGATTAAGCGGTCACTAACGtcaaaaaatatctattaattTTGCAGAAGAAACCTGCAAGTGTGAGAGATCATACCAATTCATCAAGTGCCTCATGGAGATGGAAATCAAGATGTCTGAGAAGTCCTAGAATGGAGACCAACGCGCGACCTTCGAATGATCAaacggtttattttattttgttttagtgtTTGAATGTAGAAATGCAATTTTATAGGATTAAACTATTTTTGTTATCCTGTTCACTGGTTTTTGATACTCGTATAAAATTACCCTTTAATACTATCTCCACTAcaaggcatttaaattctattaatataattcaaaacgagtggtcaataccactacaCTTcctctatcgctcgtatttcgaAAATATCATAAATTCGCAGTTTCGAGTGTCGATtatcgagtgacgaaatcgaacgctcgaaattcaaaaatcggccccctgatGTGCAAGTTGCGAAAAGTTTCCTAAAAATTCCGCGAAATGTCACAAGAAACAAAAGAggtatttatttggaaaatggAAACATTCGACCCGCATGGACATAGATGTATAAGAGTTTCCAATATTgttctatttattaaatttcgcTATTTTGGAAACTCTCCTCGCTGATAAAATGTCCTCAACTTCCACccgctttatttattttcgtagtcaTCATAAAGTCATGGCAGTGATTGTAATTTAAGCCTGATACCTAttagatacatatttttttacataaaggACAACAATtcaaaaataagtaggtatataatatgcGATGCCCTATTGTTAGAGAAAAAACCTTAAAACTGAATTTATATAGTTATAACAAttgaatatatatatgttttatttaacctcctattttgaatattttctgcGATTCAAGGGTCCAAATTAGAATGGTTTATAAAACTGAACACAAAGCTAAGGTCACGGATTCGAGGCCGGCCAATACAATACGAATACCAGATTTTTTACACCGTATAACTAAATACAAGGAATATTATGTAAGGTTGAGGCCGTTGCGGGTAAGTTAAAAACGGTAAACTgcttttaattacatttattcatataaataatacaagtaCAAAATACAAGGACTAGCACACACTTAAAATAACAGATCTTTGGACACAAAATACTTCTTCTTAACCCTAAAACCACTTACTCCCAgccgcaaaattgcatggccactttaataataaattctttcaTAATGTTTCcttgcaattttgcagctcgctctACCTAACCAAGAACTGCAAGCAGAACCATAAGTGACAATATTTGTACATGTTAATGATTAAGGTTTTAGACCGAGGGGATTCCAAAAGTGCTTGCAAAAGAAAACAAACTGAATTTCTATGGCCGGTTAATACTGGGTGATTTCGGGATCGTAATCCCCAATGtctaaattgtattgagatggtAATACTGAACAAGGTTTCCCATGGAAACGATatgaaaatcgtgaaaaaatATACTCCTGGGACCATACATTTCGTCTATTTGGGGCCTTCAACAACTACATTAACCTACCGAATCCTACGCCGAGTCAGACGAGGCTACAGCGCCACGCTGTTACGTCGTCACCCAAACCCAATGTTTAGTTCCACAACCCCAATGTTAGATTAGAAATATAACCACAAAGGTAGTGCTAACTTTTTTCCTCTAAAATTAAATCAACAAACTATGAACGAaattatagtgtcgtttacatattattgtatcgtAACTATATATCATAGGAAGCCTAGCATTTCGGAAGACAAAGTTAATTGCCACTACCTTTGAGGTTAAAAAATTCTAATCTTATATACTCGTAGaagagatttatttttattataagttatgCGTTTGTCACGCATCGTGTTGGTTTCTTTCTTATTACCAGCTTTATGAAGTACCTAATACTATTTCGGTatcaatacaataatatataataattcattgTATCCCGCTTAATTAGGATCCCAAGTAacgtaaaagaaaaaaaaaaattgcacctgtatagtaaacacccctataatacAGGCACctgtaatgggatggtatggacaaatcctgtaaaacaagtgtgtaccatcagtttttaatcgctgactgcattttaccataaacaagagccaaagagctccttaagtgtaattttttattgatatttgttagtttgcaAATTAATGACGCCAATACATCCCAtgccatgactggagcaaaaaaccatagttttaattggttaataatattggaaCCATttacagtagctttcattaaatacatagaaaacatagaggacGCATTGTACATTCCagttttaaagcataaagcggtagaaatattacagatgtcggtgaaatatcaaaaatactccggTGCCGTTAACATGCGGGTGCAGTTAAAAATTTGCTTTAGATTCTATTAACTTTGCGATATCTTGTCGAAAGACGCGAAAAAGTTAAGCATACGACTTATAAAATATGTAAGACCCGTTTGTCAATGGTTTACTTTATAAGTTTGTCATCCTTTTTCAAGCACCAAATGATTAGTAACATAATCGATCGTCTATCCGAAGAATCCTTGCCACACCGCTCCGAGCCAGCCGCTCTGGGGCTCTCTGAAATAACATtagaaattttaactttattaaaaaatatctgcCAAACAAGTAGAGCTATCAGATATTAGGtgcaattgattttcaattaagtaaattttttgGTAATTATGGTCGATGAATAGCGGTTTTTTATTACCAATATCTTCTAACTAGCAACTCTGAGTTAAGATGGCAAAGCCTTTTCACGATACCAGGCTCCTATTTCTCGAATGGCATTAGATTAgagtaatattattagttcacgaactgtcaaattgtatgagttaccatggcaacacgttaataatattatttttaattttttagttaggtttagttttagttgtcttattttataagtatcttACTAATTGTACGTAGTTGTTTTATACAAATTGATTAGAAAATgtatctatcaataaggatatttggactaggtcccatagtggcaacaataaaaagatgttcttttactgaaaaaaaaatatattagactAATAGCGTTGGATAAATAGGAACCTGAcatctatggagtgtggatttaaaaggagtgaaatctcttatggtagaactgttgcaagtgtcctgctgtcagctataaataatagttcctaatctctccagagtagcgctagagtagctaagaagcccacaacacaagccttctcgaGCTTACTTAATCGATTTGTGTAAggatgtcttataatatttatttaacatctAATAACTCACTCTTTCTGACAGTTGTACATGGAGTTAACTTTCTTCACATCACCGCGACTCAAGCCTTCTCTTTGGCCCAGAGTCACGCCGCCGACCTGAAAACATACCTTAGGTCACTTAGGTGCATTCAACTttaaaataaaccggccaagagcaagtcgagccatgctcagagtagggttccgtagttattcttccgtcacaataagctaaactgaagcttaaagtatagtagattgttaaccaagggatgaactgtcgatttacgtctttttactatgaaggggaaagtttttacgat
Proteins encoded:
- the LOC133529054 gene encoding uncharacterized protein LOC133529054 — translated: MSKSQILVTTLVLLLSLSLVQCVEKESKDVKAKAEESDAGQDDMSDMDIMGALSDCNETFRIDMSYLLALNESGSFPDETDRTPKCYVRCVLEMVDVASADGQFDPERAEAALMGIRGVRALSNVKEVAVTCADRQETCKCERSYQFIKCLMEMEIKMSEKS